A section of the Oryza sativa Japonica Group chromosome 1, ASM3414082v1 genome encodes:
- the LOC136355307 gene encoding uncharacterized protein, whose translation MLPHESVNDMYGRLNVIVNDLKGLGANYTDLEVAQKMLRALPEKYETLVTMLINCDMSRMTPASLLGKINTNDMYKLKKKEMEEGHFASKCPSKDDDGDKSSKKKSGGYKLMKKLKKEGKKIEAFIGEWDSNEESSTSSGSEEEGGDDASSKKKKMAVVAIKEAPSLFAPLCLMAKSSSKVTSLSDSESDDDCDDVSYDELVSIFEELHAYSEKEIVKFKALKKDHASLEVLYEELKTSHERLTISHEKLKEAHDNLLSTTQHGALIDVNYRTDGSHWVLDSGCTQHMTGDRAMFTTFEVGGKEQEKVTFGDNSKGKMKLFVIRIG comes from the exons atgttgcctcatgagagtgtgaatgacatgtatgggAGGCTTAATGTCATTGTGAATGATCTCAAGGGGCTTGGGGCAAACTACACCGATCTTGAGGTTGCCCAAAAGATGCTTAGAGCCCTACCGGAGAAGTATGAGACCCTTGtcaccatgctcatcaactGCGACATGTCAAGAATGACACCCGCAAGcctcttggggaagatcaacaccaatgacatgtacaagttgaagaagaaggagatggaggaa ggacactttgcttccaagtgcccttccaaggatgatgatggagacaagTCATCCAAGAAGAAGAGTGGAGGCTACAAGCTCATGAAGAAGCTTAAGAAGGAAGGGAAGAAGATCGAGGCTTTCATCGGGGAATGGGACTCAAATGAGGAGAGCTCCACCTCATCCGGGTccgaggaagaaggtggtgatgatgcaagctccaagaagaagaagatggccgtTGTTGCCATCAAGGAGGCTCCATCACTCTTCGCTCCACTTTGTCTCATGGCAAAGAGCTCCTCTAAGGTAACATCTCTTAGTGATAGTgagagtgatgatgattgtgatgatgtttCCTATGATGAACTTGTGAGTATATTTGAGGAGCTTCATGCTTATAGTGAAAAGGAGATTGTCAAGTTCAAGGCCCTAAAGAAGGATCATGCTTCTTTAGAGGTCTTGTATGAGGAGCTAAAGACCTCTCATGAGAGACTCACCATTTCTCATGAGAAgcttaaggaagctcatgacaacCTCCTTTCCACTACTCAACATGGAGCTCTCATTGAT GTGAACTACCGCACCGATGGAAGCCATTGGGTgcttgatagtggatgcactcaACATATGACTGGTGATAGGGCTATGTTCACCACATTTGAAGTAGGAGGGAAAGAACAAGAGAAAGTGACTTTTGGAGACAATagcaaaggaaag